Proteins encoded by one window of Dioscorea cayenensis subsp. rotundata cultivar TDr96_F1 chromosome 20, TDr96_F1_v2_PseudoChromosome.rev07_lg8_w22 25.fasta, whole genome shotgun sequence:
- the LOC120251799 gene encoding LOW QUALITY PROTEIN: CBL-interacting protein kinase 24-like (The sequence of the model RefSeq protein was modified relative to this genomic sequence to represent the inferred CDS: deleted 5 bases in 4 codons) → MKKVGKYEVGRTIGEGTFSKVKFARNMDTGDTVAMKVLARTTILKHRMVNQEISIMKIVRHPNIVRLHEVLAGEMKIYIILEFVTGGELFDKIAQQGKLHENESRKYFQQLIDAVDYCHSKGVYHRDLKPENLLLDSRGNLKVSDFGLSALSQQGVDLLHTTCGTPNYLAPEVLSHQGYDGSAADIWSCGVILYVLMAGFLPFDEIDLPTLYRKINAAEFSYPSWFSADAKSLISRILDPNPKTRIRIEEIKESPLVQKNYVAVEHREEEEVNLDDVNAVFNDIKDQYVSDNEEDNDGRPLLMNAFEMITLSQGLNLSVLFDRRQDYVKRQTRFVSRKPAKSITSTIEMVAKSMGFKVHSRNYKMRLEGVSTNKTGQFVVVLEVFEVAPSLFMVDVRKAAGNTLEYHKFYKNLRSKLEDIIWKPAEATDSPTLTRTPTF, encoded by the exons ATGAAGAAGGTGGGCAAGTACGAGGTTGGCCGGACCATTGGTGAAGGCACCTTCTCCAAGGTCAAGTTCGCTCGCAACATGGATACCGGTGATACCGTCGCCATGAAAGTCCTCGCCAGAACCACCATCCTCAAGCACCGAATGGTCAACCAg GAGATATCAATAATGAAGATTGTCAGGCATCCCAATATAGTCAGGTTGCATGAG GTTCTTGCTGGCGAGATGAAGATATACATCATTCTAGAATTTGTTACAGGAGGAGAGCTATTTGACAAGATT GCTCAACAaggaaaactccatgaaaatgaatCTAGGAAGTACTTTCAGCAACTCATTGATGCTGTTGACTATTGTCATAGCAAGGGAGTCTACCATAGGGACCTGAAG CCAgaaaatcttcttcttgattcacGAGGAAACTTGAAAGTTTCAGAT TTTGGTCTTAGTGCATTGTCCCAACAG GGAGTTGATCTTCTTCATACAACATGTGGAACTCCAAACTACCTGGCTCCAGAG GTACTAAGCCATCAAGGGTATGATGGGTCAGCGGCGGATATTTGGTCATGTGGAGTCATCCTGTATGTTTTAATGGCTGGTTTCCTTCCCTTTGATGAGATTGATCTTCCAACACTTTACAGGAAG ATAAACGCAGCAGAGTTTTCCTATCCATCATGGTTCTCTGCGGATGCCAAATCGTTGATCAGCAGAATACTTGATCCAAATCCTAAAACT CGTATTCGcattgaagaaataaaagagtcaCCCCTGGTTCAG AAAAATTATGTTGCTGTTGAGCAtcgggaagaagaagaagttaatcTGGATGATGTTAATGCTGTTTTCAATGATATTAAG GATCAGTATGTGTCCGATAATGAAGAAGACAATGATGGAAGACCTCTCCTAATGAATGCCTTTGAGATGATTACTCTATCGCAAGGGCTGAACCTT TCAGTTTTATTTGACAGACGGCAG GATTATGTGAAACGTCAAACC CGTTTTGTCTCACGCAAACCGGCAAAGTCCATCACATCAACTATTGAAATGGTTGCAAAGTCCATGGGTTTCAAGGTCCATTCTAGAAATTACAAG ATGAGACTTGAAGGAGTATCTACAAATAAGACCGGCCAGTTTGTTGTTGTGCTGGAG GTTTTTGAAGTGGCACCTTCACTCTTTATGGTGGATGTAAGGAAGGCTGCTGGGAATACTCTGGAATATCACAAG TTCTATAAGAACTTGCGCAGCAAACTAGAAGACATCATCTGGAAACCAGCAGAGGCCACTGAT